The Trichomycterus rosablanca isolate fTriRos1 chromosome 15, fTriRos1.hap1, whole genome shotgun sequence genome contains a region encoding:
- the LOC134328791 gene encoding NACHT, LRR and PYD domains-containing protein 14-like, translated as MSSDEGVRRLRPVIQSTKGAVLAGCDLTEKSCEVLSSVLSLNSSSLKHLNLSNNKLKDSGVKLLSAGLENPHCKLEILRLWGCDLTEKSCEVLSSVLSLNSSSLKHLDLDNNKLKDSGVKLLSAGLENSHCKLEILELRRCIITDEGFTALASALKSNPSSRLRELQLYQNYPGESGVKLLKDLQEDPQCNLKKLYF; from the exons ATGTCGTCAGATGAAGGGGTTCGAAGACTGCGGCCAGTGATTCAATCAACAAAAGGAGCTGT gttggctGGTTGTGATCtaacagagaaaagttgtgaagttctgtcctcagttctcagtttaaactcctccagtctgaaacatctgaacctgagtaacaataaactgaaggattcaggagtgaagctgctctctgctggactggagaatccacactgtaaactggagatactgag GTTGTGGGGTTGTGATCtaacagagaaaagttgtgaagttctgtcctcagttcttagtttaaactcctccagtctgaaacatctggacctggataacaataaactgaaagattcaggagtgaagctgctctctgctggactggagaattcacactgtaaactggagatactgga GTTGAGGAGATGCATtattacagatgaaggttttactgctctggcttcagctctgaaatcaaatccatcatcacgtCTGAGAGAACTGCAACTGTACCAAAATTATCCAGGAGAAtcaggagtaaaactgctcAAAGATCTACAGGAGGATCCACAATGTAACCTGAAGAAACTATA CTTctga